The following proteins come from a genomic window of Paenibacillus sp. CAA11:
- a CDS encoding sugar phosphate nucleotidyltransferase — MKALLLAGGLGTRLRPLTEQLPKPMALVGNVPWLEHLILQLRDQGIREFVLALKHYPELIRRHLGNGSKYGVSIEYVVEQDALGTAGAIKNAEAHLGETFLVFNADIIQTMEIHPMLDYHYSRGAQVTIGLTEVDDPSAFGVVDCTDSGQVRRFIEKPKRGEAVSNRINAGIYIMNKAALRYIPEGREVSIERETFPLLIHQGIGVYGYTMKGYWMDMGTRERYRQVHRDLLDRKLDLRLPGTETEPGIRMGKGCHIGQAVRLIAPVLIGDHVRIEDHAVIGPYTILGEHCHIARGAQLAETILWNRSSVKDNAKLNQCVCGYDSLIESRHILYEAFAQRMKEEAVVG, encoded by the coding sequence ATGAAAGCACTTTTGCTAGCTGGAGGACTTGGAACTCGATTACGGCCATTAACCGAACAACTACCCAAACCGATGGCGCTGGTAGGGAATGTACCTTGGTTGGAGCACTTGATTTTACAGCTTCGAGACCAAGGCATTCGTGAATTCGTTCTGGCGCTGAAGCATTACCCGGAGCTGATTCGCAGGCATTTGGGAAATGGGAGTAAATATGGAGTTTCTATAGAGTATGTAGTAGAGCAGGATGCGCTGGGAACTGCTGGGGCAATCAAAAATGCTGAGGCGCATCTCGGGGAAACTTTTCTGGTGTTTAACGCAGATATTATTCAGACCATGGAAATCCACCCCATGCTTGATTATCACTATTCGCGAGGTGCCCAGGTGACTATAGGGCTGACTGAGGTTGATGATCCAAGCGCCTTTGGAGTGGTGGACTGCACCGACAGCGGCCAGGTTCGTCGCTTCATCGAGAAGCCTAAGCGCGGTGAAGCTGTCTCTAATCGGATTAATGCGGGAATTTATATTATGAACAAAGCAGCGCTCCGCTACATACCGGAAGGACGTGAGGTGTCCATCGAGCGTGAGACTTTTCCTTTACTGATTCATCAAGGTATTGGAGTCTACGGATATACAATGAAGGGCTATTGGATGGATATGGGGACCCGTGAGCGTTATCGTCAAGTGCATAGAGACCTGTTAGACCGGAAGCTGGATCTTAGATTGCCGGGCACAGAGACCGAACCGGGAATTCGGATGGGGAAAGGCTGCCACATCGGGCAGGCTGTTCGGTTGATAGCCCCCGTCCTGATCGGGGATCATGTGCGGATCGAAGACCATGCCGTAATTGGTCCCTATACCATTCTTGGAGAACACTGTCATATCGCTCGAGGGGCTCAGCTTGCCGAGACCATCCTCTGGAATCGTTCTAGCGTAAAAGACAATGCAAAGCTTAACCAGTGTGTCTGTGGTTATGATTCGCTGATTGAGTCACGTCATATTCTATATGAAGCTTTTGCTCAGCGAATGAAAGAGGAGGCTGTTGTAGGATGA
- a CDS encoding DUF3817 domain-containing protein yields MIHGILFPLYLLCLIYIAYANRWSTFRWIVGFLVGFLPFGTFIFTAYLNKKGWR; encoded by the coding sequence ATGATTCATGGCATACTGTTCCCGTTGTATCTGCTGTGTCTTATATATATCGCCTATGCTAACAGATGGTCAACATTCCGCTGGATTGTGGGTTTTTTGGTTGGTTTTCTGCCTTTTGGCACTTTTATATTTACTGCTTATTTGAATAAAAAAGGATGGAGATAG
- a CDS encoding C45 family autoproteolytic acyltransferase/hydolase, translating into MEESRVYFKNLVGTSYEVGTQLGKWILSKPDLLQKVLLPPNAYPHDKFIEISSLLDCYCQGINEEIEGFSDTIGVSKEQMLFYAMTYLERGCSLMAALPKKTESGHTLMARNYDFNDKMEEMCFAFTEIKGKYRYIGSTLNLFGRCDGMNEHGLAVCKASNGLPVGNFEGGQRAGVTGFSFWIVVRSILENCKNVDEAIKWTMDAPIGYNINLMLADRHNKIALLQCVDGHKAYKILDENHDEAYLSSTNHVLLDDIKPYEKVLIENSVIRNDRIVSLFERNKQISKKNIKELLSTSYPNGLCCHYYREFFGTLRSMIFDTTDRTIEMTFGSPQANEWHTFSVGAFDMEEMKVLLPQEKARPDFYKIN; encoded by the coding sequence ATGGAAGAAAGCAGGGTTTATTTTAAAAATTTAGTAGGGACAAGTTATGAAGTAGGGACGCAATTAGGAAAATGGATTTTATCCAAGCCTGATTTATTACAGAAAGTATTACTTCCCCCCAATGCCTATCCACATGACAAATTTATTGAAATTTCCTCTTTATTGGATTGTTATTGTCAAGGTATCAATGAGGAAATCGAAGGTTTTTCAGATACGATTGGTGTTTCCAAAGAACAGATGCTTTTTTATGCAATGACCTATTTGGAACGAGGGTGTAGCTTAATGGCGGCATTACCGAAAAAAACCGAAAGCGGGCATACTTTAATGGCAAGAAATTATGACTTCAATGATAAAATGGAAGAAATGTGCTTTGCTTTTACTGAGATTAAGGGGAAATATCGCTATATTGGCTCTACCTTAAATTTATTCGGTAGATGTGATGGAATGAATGAACACGGTCTTGCGGTGTGTAAGGCGTCTAATGGTTTACCTGTCGGCAATTTTGAGGGTGGCCAAAGAGCAGGAGTCACAGGATTCAGTTTTTGGATAGTTGTTCGCAGCATACTTGAAAACTGCAAAAATGTAGATGAAGCAATTAAATGGACCATGGATGCACCCATTGGTTATAACATTAATTTGATGTTGGCTGATAGGCATAATAAAATAGCATTACTTCAATGTGTTGATGGTCATAAGGCTTACAAAATTTTGGACGAAAACCATGATGAAGCATACCTTAGTTCCACAAATCATGTGCTATTGGATGATATAAAGCCTTATGAAAAAGTGCTCATTGAAAACTCTGTAATCCGCAATGACAGGATTGTTAGTCTGTTTGAGAGAAATAAACAAATTTCAAAAAAAAATATAAAGGAACTGCTTTCAACATCGTATCCAAATGGGCTTTGTTGTCATTATTATAGAGAATTTTTTGGTACGCTACGCTCTATGATATTTGATACAACTGATAGGACTATAGAAATGACGTTTGGTTCTCCACAAGCCAATGAATGGCATACGTTTTCTGTTGGAGCATTTGACATGGAAGAGATGAAAGTGTTGCTGCCGCAAGAAAAAGCTAGACCGGATTTTTACAAAATCAACTAA
- a CDS encoding glycosyltransferase, with protein sequence MNIAYIGTYIPQKCGIATYTHHLRQSICAAKSWKGHDTVYAIKPSSSVQQDPASLIHELDKEDQSAYKKLAQRLNRSEVSVVSLQHEFGIFGGEAGEYIIDFVEHLNKPLAVTFHTVFENPEEPYRRIQQRIAEQSDMILVMNRLAAGYLHRSLHVPQEKIYIVPHGTPEPSKGKRELTRSKMGWEERKVVMSFGLLSRGKGLETVLQALPRVVEQVPEVLYAIVGQTHPEVRKREGEAYREELMRMIHELKLDNHVTMIDRYVEEDELVGLLSACDLYVTPYPGMQQITSGTLAYAVGLGRPVLSTPYAYAKDLLETLPELLIPYEDKMLWSRQMADILANSNKLEQLERKMMQIGSPMHWSKVGELHLKLFSDLTNTHREVLRAN encoded by the coding sequence ATGAACATTGCATATATTGGCACCTATATTCCGCAGAAATGCGGTATAGCTACCTACACTCATCACCTTCGCCAAAGTATATGTGCAGCAAAGAGCTGGAAGGGCCATGACACGGTTTATGCGATCAAGCCATCAAGCAGCGTGCAGCAGGATCCGGCATCCTTGATTCATGAATTGGACAAAGAGGATCAAAGTGCATACAAGAAGCTGGCGCAACGATTAAATCGAAGTGAAGTGTCTGTTGTTTCCCTGCAGCATGAGTTTGGCATTTTTGGCGGAGAAGCAGGGGAATATATTATCGATTTTGTGGAACATCTCAATAAGCCGCTGGCGGTTACTTTTCACACTGTATTCGAGAATCCTGAAGAGCCTTACCGCCGGATCCAGCAGCGGATTGCAGAACAGAGCGACATGATCCTGGTGATGAATCGCCTTGCTGCAGGTTATCTGCATCGGTCACTTCATGTTCCCCAAGAGAAGATTTACATTGTTCCTCACGGAACTCCAGAGCCTTCGAAGGGCAAAAGGGAACTTACCCGCAGCAAGATGGGCTGGGAAGAGCGGAAGGTGGTCATGTCCTTTGGCTTGTTAAGCCGCGGTAAAGGGTTGGAGACGGTGCTTCAGGCGCTGCCGCGAGTTGTGGAGCAGGTTCCAGAGGTCTTATATGCTATTGTCGGTCAAACCCATCCCGAGGTTCGTAAGCGGGAGGGTGAAGCGTATCGTGAAGAGCTGATGAGGATGATTCACGAGCTCAAGTTGGACAATCATGTAACTATGATTGATCGTTATGTGGAAGAGGATGAGCTAGTCGGATTGCTCTCGGCGTGCGATCTGTATGTAACTCCCTATCCGGGCATGCAGCAGATTACAAGTGGGACGCTGGCCTATGCCGTAGGCTTGGGACGGCCGGTCCTGAGCACGCCGTACGCCTATGCCAAGGATCTGCTTGAGACTCTTCCGGAATTGCTGATTCCATATGAGGATAAGATGTTGTGGTCTCGGCAAATGGCGGATATCCTTGCTAACAGCAACAAGCTTGAGCAGCTTGAACGTAAAATGATGCAAATCGGCTCCCCGATGCATTGGTCTAAGGTAGGAGAACTTCATCTTAAGCTGTTTAGTGACTTGACCAACACTCACCGTGAAGTTCTAAGGGCGAACTAA
- a CDS encoding glycosyl transferase produces the protein MYSYHISPRHLMRLTDDTGLLEHALGSIPRRNEGYTTDDNARGLWACSVIHKIAGKDGGQWLRLAENYLAFLLWVQREDGSFHNNIAYDRSPETEIASDDCFGRTCWAAANALVLLPSEGSRLAAEQILLKAANQTDQLRFPRGIAYALSAYAFLLTHEEFSSVWLDRNSLLSKLKAIEWVSRFEQQLLNWYGQASSPDWCWFEEKLTYGNGLLPWALFNAYQVTGNAEAFRVARESMDFLASKMTAPEGWIRPIGNERWATAEHMSQWDQQPLEVFKLALAAREAYRLEKREEDAQLIGRCRDWFYGENDCRRALADAEDGSCCDGLTLTGPNLNRGAESTLSYLLTEYLYIDLELGPRAQDS, from the coding sequence GTGTACTCCTATCATATCAGCCCAAGACATCTAATGAGGCTAACCGATGATACGGGACTTCTGGAACATGCACTCGGATCGATTCCGAGGAGAAATGAAGGCTATACTACAGACGACAATGCCAGGGGATTATGGGCCTGCTCCGTTATTCATAAGATCGCTGGCAAGGACGGGGGACAGTGGCTAAGGCTGGCAGAGAATTACCTAGCTTTTTTGTTATGGGTTCAGAGGGAGGACGGATCTTTTCATAACAATATCGCCTATGACCGCTCACCGGAAACTGAGATCGCTTCTGACGATTGCTTCGGCCGGACTTGCTGGGCTGCAGCAAATGCACTAGTCTTGCTGCCGAGTGAAGGAAGCAGGTTAGCTGCTGAACAGATTCTCTTAAAGGCCGCAAATCAGACAGATCAGCTCAGATTTCCAAGAGGGATTGCCTATGCGTTGTCGGCTTATGCATTTCTTCTTACCCATGAAGAGTTCTCTTCGGTCTGGTTGGATCGGAATTCTCTTCTGTCGAAGCTTAAAGCAATAGAATGGGTGAGCCGATTTGAGCAGCAGCTGCTCAATTGGTACGGCCAAGCGTCTTCTCCTGACTGGTGCTGGTTCGAGGAGAAGTTAACCTATGGCAACGGCTTACTGCCGTGGGCCCTGTTCAATGCTTATCAAGTCACTGGAAATGCAGAAGCCTTTCGAGTTGCCCGGGAGTCTATGGATTTTCTGGCTTCAAAGATGACGGCACCTGAAGGCTGGATTCGGCCTATCGGTAACGAGAGGTGGGCAACAGCTGAGCATATGAGCCAGTGGGACCAGCAACCGTTAGAGGTCTTCAAGCTTGCGCTCGCTGCCCGCGAAGCCTATCGGCTTGAGAAGCGTGAAGAAGATGCCCAGCTCATTGGTAGGTGTCGAGATTGGTTCTACGGTGAGAACGACTGTCGTAGGGCGTTGGCAGATGCTGAAGATGGCAGCTGCTGTGACGGACTGACGCTAACAGGACCTAATCTCAATCGGGGAGCAGAGTCTACACTCTCCTATCTTTTGACTGAGTACTTATATATCGATTTAGAGCTTGGTCCCAGAGCTCAAGATTCGTAG
- a CDS encoding DUF421 domain-containing protein — protein sequence MSWQDVWNEVWKSLVVIIAGMLLLRLAGRKSISQMTIPTTVIMVSIGTVIVQPIADRSIWMALIAASTFVVLLLIIEAVQLKWNGFEQFMRSRALVVIQNGQLQTQTLKRLRLTVDQLEMKLRQAGIQKIEDVKTATIESNGQLGYELTEEAKPVTLKQLRNMLELYLNPSSMESSASSSIGGKNEDQSKTLFNELTNREKQDTEEKWLQ from the coding sequence TTGAGCTGGCAGGATGTTTGGAATGAGGTGTGGAAATCCCTGGTCGTGATAATTGCAGGTATGCTGCTTCTTAGGCTCGCCGGCAGAAAATCCATTTCACAAATGACCATTCCCACAACGGTAATCATGGTGTCTATTGGAACCGTGATCGTGCAACCCATCGCGGACCGAAGCATCTGGATGGCTTTAATCGCCGCCAGCACCTTTGTTGTCCTTCTCCTCATTATTGAAGCTGTGCAGCTTAAGTGGAATGGGTTCGAGCAGTTCATGCGCAGCAGGGCACTTGTTGTTATTCAGAACGGGCAGCTGCAGACCCAGACCCTTAAGCGGCTTAGGCTGACGGTAGATCAGCTGGAGATGAAGCTGAGGCAAGCAGGCATCCAGAAAATTGAAGATGTAAAGACCGCAACTATTGAATCCAATGGGCAGCTGGGCTATGAATTAACTGAGGAAGCCAAGCCTGTCACCTTAAAACAGCTGAGAAACATGCTGGAGCTTTATTTGAATCCTTCAAGTATGGAGAGTTCGGCCAGCAGCAGCATAGGCGGGAAGAATGAAGACCAATCGAAGACCCTATTTAATGAATTAACAAATAGAGAAAAACAGGATACCGAAGAGAAATGGCTTCAGTAA